The Achromobacter deleyi genome has a window encoding:
- a CDS encoding response regulator transcription factor, producing the protein MRILVIEDDEDLADALVRRLRRLGHAVDWQNDGMSADGVLQYETFDLVILDIGLPRMSGFDILHRLRDRGSKTPVLALTARIDIEDRVHALDTGADDYLAKPFDFRELEARCRALLRRPSAQAAGVLRFGELVIDSAARQVTLAGQRIELPKREYSLLEILLAGMNRAVSKTEIANKLFAFDDEAAPNAIEVYIARLRRKLEGSPLRIETQRGTGYLLTAADEADSPAPRD; encoded by the coding sequence ATGCGCATCTTGGTAATCGAAGACGATGAGGATCTGGCGGACGCACTGGTACGCCGGCTGCGCCGCCTCGGCCATGCCGTCGACTGGCAGAACGACGGCATGAGCGCCGACGGCGTCCTGCAGTACGAAACCTTCGACCTGGTCATCCTGGACATCGGCCTGCCCCGCATGTCGGGCTTCGACATCCTGCACCGCCTGCGCGACCGCGGGAGCAAGACGCCCGTACTGGCGCTGACCGCGCGCATCGACATCGAAGACCGCGTCCACGCCCTGGATACGGGCGCCGACGACTACCTGGCCAAGCCCTTCGACTTCCGCGAACTGGAGGCCCGCTGCCGCGCGCTGCTGCGCCGCCCCAGCGCGCAGGCCGCCGGCGTCCTGCGCTTTGGCGAACTGGTCATCGACAGCGCCGCACGCCAGGTCACCCTGGCCGGCCAGCGCATCGAACTGCCCAAGCGCGAATACAGCCTGCTGGAAATCCTGCTGGCTGGAATGAACCGCGCCGTCAGCAAGACGGAGATCGCCAACAAGCTCTTCGCCTTCGACGACGAGGCCGCCCCCAACGCCATCGAGGTCTACATCGCCCGGCTGCGCCGCAAGCTCGAGGGATCGCCGCTGCGCATCGAAACGCAGCGTGGCACCGGCTATCTGCTGACTGCGGCCGATGAGGCAGACAGCCCAGCACCCCGGGATTGA
- a CDS encoding CitMHS family transporter, with protein MLLTLLGFGMVITFMTLIMTKRLSPLVALILVPIIFALLGGFGAGIDKMMLDGIRKIAPTGVMLMFAILYFGVMIDAGLFDPIVGRILRAVKGDPLKIVVGTTVLALVISLDGDGSTTYMIVVASMLPLYRRLKMNALSMTCLAMLASGVMNLTPWGGPTARAASALHVDAGDIFVPLVPVMGVSIVAILVLAVFLGLRERRRLGVLTLPEGASLHAGYDEDGPKNLPEIEVDQDLRRPQLLWVNAGLTLALMVSLVLGVLPLPVLFMIAFAVALIINYPNLAEQRRRVSQHAGNVLSVVSLIFAAGIFTGILSGTGMVEAMSRSLLAVIPDALGPYLAGITALVSLPFTFFMSNDAFYFGVLPILSEAAQGYGISPVEMARASLIGQPVHLLSPLVPSTYLLVGLAGVEFGDHQRYSLKWATLVCLVMLAAALAFGLFPLVGSGA; from the coding sequence ATGCTTTTGACTCTGCTTGGCTTCGGCATGGTGATCACGTTCATGACGCTGATCATGACCAAGCGCCTGTCGCCGCTGGTTGCGCTCATCCTTGTCCCCATTATTTTTGCCCTGCTGGGCGGCTTTGGCGCCGGCATCGACAAGATGATGCTGGACGGCATCCGCAAGATCGCGCCCACGGGCGTGATGCTGATGTTCGCCATCCTGTATTTTGGGGTGATGATCGACGCCGGCCTGTTCGACCCCATCGTGGGCCGTATCCTGCGCGCGGTGAAGGGCGATCCGCTGAAGATCGTGGTGGGCACCACGGTGCTGGCGCTGGTGATCTCGCTGGACGGGGACGGATCGACCACCTACATGATCGTGGTCGCGTCGATGCTGCCGCTGTACCGGCGCCTGAAGATGAACGCGCTGTCCATGACCTGCCTGGCGATGCTGGCCAGCGGCGTCATGAACCTGACCCCTTGGGGCGGCCCGACGGCGCGCGCCGCCAGCGCCCTGCACGTGGACGCGGGCGACATCTTCGTGCCGCTGGTCCCGGTGATGGGCGTGTCGATCGTGGCGATCCTGGTGCTGGCTGTCTTCCTGGGCCTGCGCGAACGCCGCCGCCTGGGCGTGCTGACGCTGCCTGAAGGCGCGTCGCTGCATGCCGGCTACGACGAGGACGGCCCCAAGAACCTGCCCGAGATCGAGGTCGACCAGGACCTGCGGCGCCCGCAGCTGCTGTGGGTGAACGCCGGCCTGACGCTGGCCCTGATGGTGAGCCTGGTGCTGGGCGTACTGCCTCTGCCGGTGCTGTTCATGATCGCGTTCGCGGTCGCGCTGATCATCAACTACCCGAACCTGGCCGAGCAGCGCCGGCGTGTCTCGCAGCATGCGGGCAATGTGCTGTCGGTGGTGTCGCTGATTTTCGCGGCCGGCATCTTCACGGGCATCCTGTCCGGGACGGGCATGGTGGAAGCCATGTCGCGCAGCCTGCTCGCCGTGATCCCGGATGCGCTGGGCCCCTATCTGGCCGGCATTACCGCGCTGGTCAGCCTGCCGTTCACCTTCTTCATGTCGAATGACGCCTTCTACTTCGGCGTGCTGCCGATCCTGAGCGAAGCCGCGCAGGGCTACGGGATTTCGCCCGTGGAGATGGCGCGGGCCTCGCTGATCGGCCAGCCGGTGCACTTGCTCAGCCCGCTGGTGCCGTCCACCTATCTGCTGGTCGGCCTGGCCGGCGTGGAGTTCGGCGACCACCAGCGCTATTCGCTGAAGTGGGCCACGCTGGTCTGCCTGGTGATGCTGGCGGCCGCCCTGGCGTTTGGCCTGTTCCCCCTGGTGGGATCCGGCGCCTGA
- a CDS encoding helix-turn-helix transcriptional regulator: MSLHPTILEADGKPAFVVLPYSEYLALTGSKATPAPPRVPADGTVPHEVVILMSDNGWSIIRAWREYLGITQVEMAARLGIRQPSYAAMEAQDARTKRITRERIAAALGVQFDQIDV, from the coding sequence ATGAGCCTGCACCCAACCATTCTTGAGGCAGATGGAAAGCCGGCGTTCGTGGTTCTTCCCTACTCGGAATACCTTGCGCTGACCGGCTCCAAGGCAACTCCCGCCCCTCCCCGCGTCCCTGCGGACGGCACGGTTCCGCATGAAGTCGTGATATTGATGTCTGATAATGGCTGGAGCATCATCCGAGCCTGGCGCGAGTACTTGGGAATCACCCAAGTTGAAATGGCGGCACGCCTGGGCATCCGCCAGCCCAGCTATGCCGCCATGGAGGCGCAAGACGCCAGGACAAAGCGAATTACGCGAGAACGAATTGCTGCCGCGTTGGGAGTGCAATTCGATCAGATCGACGTCTGA
- a CDS encoding GCN5 family acetyltransferase — protein sequence MTPDISSAHPIAIDPDQVGEYPAMTKSGGGYFYDDVLEYRVWVHPHAGGEDLHDGDDYYYAFATFEEAVECSDETPGAERPLVLVRQFESINEQTPGVFEHYTAERITEWRVEWLADSKRTATSIPDFLKSRGH from the coding sequence ATGACCCCTGACATTTCCTCCGCCCATCCCATCGCCATCGACCCCGACCAGGTCGGCGAATACCCCGCCATGACCAAATCCGGAGGCGGCTATTTTTACGATGACGTGCTGGAATACCGCGTGTGGGTGCATCCGCATGCGGGTGGCGAGGATCTGCATGACGGCGACGACTATTACTACGCCTTCGCCACGTTTGAAGAAGCCGTGGAATGCTCGGATGAAACGCCGGGCGCGGAAAGGCCCCTGGTGCTGGTGCGGCAGTTTGAATCCATCAACGAGCAGACGCCAGGCGTCTTCGAGCATTACACGGCCGAGCGGATCACCGAATGGCGCGTGGAATGGCTGGCGGACAGCAAGCGCACCGCAACGTCCATCCCTGACTTCCTGAAAAGCCGCGGGCACTGA
- a CDS encoding LysR family transcriptional regulator produces the protein MNLSLRDIEYFLAAVEHGNLDRAASACGVSQPALSKSLQRLEADTGLALLDRSGRGLRLTSAGMVFLEHAKKLWAEYRDAVRHAMELRVGEAGLLRVGATGATVDSIVMPALGLLLPRRPALRIQLTQGLSDDLNEQVAGGKLDLAVTPIYADVPAALHQEPILEDRLCVAASRNHALAARRKLSLHDLQGQRWILPKPTAIARKALDACYAEAGLTLPAAALEVEHFSKGTLELLARSDLLAIVPQSALLADRDIAVLPLALGKPLQRRIALISRHATTWSPLMTEFRGAILDSARQA, from the coding sequence ATGAATCTGTCGTTACGGGACATCGAGTATTTCCTGGCCGCCGTCGAGCACGGCAACCTGGACCGCGCCGCCTCGGCTTGCGGCGTCAGCCAGCCCGCGCTGTCCAAATCGCTGCAGCGGCTGGAGGCCGACACGGGGCTTGCGCTGCTGGACCGCAGCGGGCGCGGCCTGCGCCTGACCTCGGCGGGGATGGTGTTTCTGGAGCATGCAAAGAAGCTCTGGGCGGAATATCGGGATGCGGTCAGGCATGCGATGGAACTGCGGGTTGGGGAGGCAGGGCTGTTGCGCGTCGGGGCAACGGGAGCCACCGTGGACAGCATCGTGATGCCCGCGCTCGGCCTGCTCCTGCCGCGCCGGCCGGCGCTGCGCATTCAATTGACGCAGGGGCTGTCGGACGACCTGAACGAGCAGGTCGCCGGCGGCAAGCTGGATCTGGCCGTGACGCCGATCTACGCCGACGTGCCGGCGGCTTTGCACCAGGAGCCGATTCTCGAAGACCGGCTGTGCGTGGCCGCCAGCCGCAACCATGCGCTGGCCGCCCGCCGGAAACTGTCGCTGCACGATCTGCAAGGCCAGCGCTGGATCTTGCCCAAGCCCACGGCCATCGCCCGCAAGGCGCTGGATGCGTGCTACGCCGAGGCCGGCCTGACCCTGCCGGCCGCCGCGCTGGAAGTCGAGCATTTTTCGAAGGGCACGCTTGAACTCCTGGCCCGGTCCGACCTGCTGGCCATCGTTCCGCAGAGCGCGCTGCTTGCCGATCGGGATATCGCGGTGCTGCCGCTTGCGCTGGGCAAGCCGCTGCAGCGCCGCATCGCGCTGATCTCCCGCCATGCCACGACCTGGTCGCCGTTGATGACAGAGTTTCGCGGCGCCATCCTGGACAGCGCCAGGCAGGCCTGA
- a CDS encoding tripartite tricarboxylate transporter substrate binding protein, translating to MKFAIRCCAMLLGIVLPAAAASAADNKLDWPAKQITWVVGFVPGGTADVLTRIAAQELARKTGLNVIVENRPGASGAIALQLIARSKAGDGYLLTVPGPLIYPTPQPEIGRELAPVMLMAQGPMVIVGPARDARDNLQDVLADARRRPEAWSYGSSGNGTSQNLAGELLNQYAGTRIVHVPYKGGGQAVADVAGGQIPLAILGSAPVMPQIKAGALKAYAVTTPYRLDSLPDVPTVEESGFKGYAASQWFSVAASKTIAGEQLDLINAALRAAVATPEFKAAVDNAGMVAGGGSRDDLLKFIQADNAKWKELIDSGAVKLVN from the coding sequence ATGAAGTTCGCTATCCGATGCTGTGCGATGCTGCTTGGCATCGTCCTGCCCGCCGCGGCAGCCAGCGCGGCCGACAACAAGCTGGACTGGCCGGCCAAGCAGATCACCTGGGTGGTCGGCTTCGTGCCCGGCGGAACCGCCGACGTGCTGACCCGGATCGCCGCGCAGGAACTCGCGCGCAAGACCGGACTGAACGTCATCGTGGAAAACCGCCCCGGCGCATCCGGCGCCATCGCCTTGCAGCTGATCGCGCGCAGCAAGGCCGGCGACGGCTACCTGCTGACGGTGCCGGGGCCGCTGATCTATCCCACGCCGCAGCCCGAGATCGGCCGCGAACTGGCGCCCGTGATGCTGATGGCGCAAGGCCCGATGGTGATCGTCGGCCCCGCGCGCGACGCCCGGGACAACTTGCAGGACGTGCTGGCCGACGCCCGGCGCCGGCCCGAGGCCTGGAGCTATGGCAGCTCCGGCAACGGCACGTCGCAAAACCTGGCGGGCGAATTGCTCAACCAATATGCCGGCACCCGCATCGTGCACGTGCCTTACAAGGGCGGCGGCCAGGCCGTGGCTGACGTGGCGGGCGGCCAGATCCCGCTGGCCATCCTGGGGTCCGCGCCGGTCATGCCGCAGATCAAGGCCGGCGCATTGAAGGCGTATGCGGTGACCACGCCCTACCGGCTGGACAGCCTGCCGGACGTGCCCACCGTGGAAGAGTCCGGCTTCAAGGGCTACGCCGCCAGCCAGTGGTTTTCCGTGGCGGCCAGCAAGACCATCGCCGGCGAACAGCTGGACCTGATCAACGCCGCGCTGCGCGCCGCCGTGGCCACGCCCGAGTTCAAGGCCGCGGTCGACAACGCCGGGATGGTGGCCGGCGGCGGATCGCGGGACGACCTGCTGAAGTTCATCCAGGCGGACAACGCCAAGTGGAAGGAGCTGATTGATAGCGGGGCGGTGAAACTGGTGAATTGA
- a CDS encoding SDR family oxidoreductase: protein MALRIAYVTSGMGHTGTAICQALHHAGHRVIAGCGPRSSRKNHWLKEQKSLGYDFIASEGDATDWASTEAAFAKVRREVGEIDVLVNNAGSMLDMRFRQMAYADWSAVLRSNLDTLFNSTRQVVDSMSDRGWGRIINIGSVAAEKGQIGQINYATAKGAVIGFTRSLAQEVAARGVTVNLVSPGFIADDTVKAFPPALLDRIIESVPVGRLGTAKDLAGLCAWLASDDAAFVTGANYAINGGVYMS from the coding sequence ATGGCTTTGCGCATTGCTTATGTCACCAGCGGAATGGGCCACACGGGCACCGCGATCTGCCAGGCGCTGCATCATGCCGGGCATCGGGTCATCGCGGGCTGCGGCCCGCGCTCGTCCCGCAAGAATCATTGGCTGAAGGAACAGAAGTCCCTGGGCTATGACTTCATCGCGTCCGAAGGCGACGCCACGGATTGGGCCTCCACCGAAGCCGCGTTCGCCAAGGTGCGGCGCGAAGTGGGCGAGATCGATGTGCTGGTCAACAACGCCGGCTCCATGCTGGACATGCGCTTTCGCCAGATGGCCTATGCCGATTGGTCCGCGGTGCTGCGCAGCAACCTGGACACGCTGTTCAACAGCACCAGGCAGGTCGTCGACAGCATGTCGGACCGGGGCTGGGGCCGCATCATCAACATTGGTTCGGTCGCGGCCGAGAAAGGCCAGATCGGCCAGATCAACTACGCCACGGCCAAGGGGGCGGTCATCGGCTTTACGCGGTCGCTGGCGCAGGAGGTCGCGGCGCGCGGGGTGACGGTGAACCTGGTGTCGCCGGGCTTCATCGCCGACGACACGGTCAAGGCATTTCCGCCGGCGCTGCTGGACCGCATCATCGAAAGCGTGCCGGTGGGCAGGCTGGGGACGGCCAAGGATCTGGCCGGCCTGTGCGCCTGGCTGGCGTCGGACGACGCGGCGTTTGTCACGGGCGCCAACTACGCCATCAATGGCGGCGTATACATGAGCTGA
- a CDS encoding sensor histidine kinase: MQHRRISVRRRLLAMLLALFLAGLGALYLLVRGYAHQTADTTYDQLLRASVLSMADSLQLVRDEWQMDMPYAALALLEQAPRDRVFYRVAAADGAEISGYADLPAPPASGNTGADSPQLYQAVYQGEPVRIAWMERKIAGPRETETAIIQVAQTREARNALADSILWQGTLALIGFTAAVLALAYWGLHRSLSPIQRIERELAGRSASDLHPIAAPVPEELDTLVHSLDGFMARLSENLDTLRLFIAEAAHQLRTPLAALHAQMEVALDEDDPAEQRRSLLAVLRNAEKLSRLVNQLLSDASVIHRSNVRQFQPVDLAELLSQAVYDTVPQADPQPDVRLRLPESAAGHPPQVLGDSLMLREAFKNLIDNALRHGAAEDGHIDVRLERQGDDWRISVSDQGPGIPPALANTAFERFARGPNPRAPGAGLGLSIIKRVVDIHQGRLSLSNRVGGGLDAVITLPAIPDHA; the protein is encoded by the coding sequence ATGCAGCACCGCCGCATCTCCGTCCGCCGCCGGCTGCTGGCCATGCTGCTGGCGCTGTTCCTGGCGGGCCTGGGCGCGCTCTATCTGCTGGTGCGCGGCTACGCCCATCAAACCGCCGACACCACCTACGACCAGCTTCTGCGCGCCTCCGTGCTGTCCATGGCCGACAGCCTGCAGCTGGTGCGGGACGAATGGCAGATGGACATGCCCTACGCGGCCCTGGCCCTGCTGGAGCAAGCCCCGCGCGACCGCGTCTTCTACCGGGTCGCCGCCGCCGACGGGGCCGAGATCTCAGGCTATGCCGACCTGCCCGCTCCGCCCGCCAGCGGCAACACCGGCGCCGATTCGCCTCAGCTGTACCAGGCCGTGTACCAGGGCGAACCCGTGCGCATCGCCTGGATGGAACGCAAGATCGCAGGCCCCCGCGAAACCGAGACCGCCATCATCCAGGTCGCCCAGACGCGCGAGGCCCGCAACGCGCTGGCCGACAGCATCCTGTGGCAAGGCACGCTGGCGCTGATCGGCTTCACCGCCGCCGTCCTGGCGCTGGCCTACTGGGGCCTGCACCGGTCGCTGTCGCCCATCCAGCGCATCGAACGCGAGCTGGCCGGGCGCAGCGCGTCGGACCTGCACCCCATCGCCGCCCCCGTACCCGAAGAACTGGACACGCTGGTTCATTCGCTGGACGGCTTCATGGCCCGCCTGTCTGAGAACCTGGACACCCTGCGCCTCTTCATCGCCGAAGCCGCGCACCAGCTGCGCACGCCGCTGGCCGCCCTGCACGCGCAGATGGAAGTGGCGCTGGACGAAGACGACCCCGCCGAGCAACGCCGCAGCCTGCTGGCCGTGCTGCGCAACGCCGAAAAGCTGTCCCGGCTGGTCAACCAGCTGCTCAGCGACGCCAGCGTCATCCATCGCAGCAACGTCAGGCAGTTCCAGCCCGTCGACCTGGCCGAGCTGCTGAGCCAGGCGGTGTACGACACCGTCCCGCAAGCCGATCCCCAGCCCGACGTCCGCCTGCGCCTGCCCGAATCCGCCGCGGGCCATCCGCCGCAAGTGCTGGGCGACAGCCTGATGCTGCGCGAAGCCTTCAAGAACCTGATCGACAACGCGCTGCGCCACGGCGCCGCCGAAGACGGCCACATCGATGTCCGGCTGGAGCGGCAAGGCGACGACTGGCGCATCTCCGTGTCCGACCAGGGGCCGGGCATCCCGCCCGCGCTGGCCAACACCGCCTTCGAGCGCTTCGCCCGCGGGCCCAATCCCCGAGCGCCCGGCGCCGGGCTCGGCCTGTCCATCATCAAGCGCGTCGTCGACATCCACCAGGGCAGGCTCAGCCTGAGCAATCGCGTGGGAGGCGGCCTGGACGCCGTCATCACGCTGCCGGCCATCCCCGATCATGCTTAA
- a CDS encoding arylsulfatase, which produces MEKKPNIVLIVADNLGWGELGCYGGGALRGAPTPHIDRLATEGLLLQNFNVESDCVPTRSALMSGRHPIRTGCLQSVPPGLPQGLTREEITLAQQLSGQGYATAHYGKWHLGDVPGRYPSDRGFDEWYGIPRTTDESQFTASIGFDPSVADIPHIMQGQAGSPSENVKVYDLDTRRGIDAELVDRSIGFMRKHAEAQRPFFLYLPLVHLHFPTLPHPDFAGRTGAGDFADSMVEMDHRVGQIVQAVDELNLREDTVFIFCSDNGPEYRKPYRGTAGPWSGTYHTAMEGSLRVPFIIRWPGRVQPGQISNEMVHVTDLYTTLSRIGGAAVPHDRPIDGIDQTDFFTGASQTSRREGFLFYIKNDLRAVKWRDWKLHFYWEPEVNEGKGKLESPYLFNLKQDPKEESDILIFNTWVLGPILKMVQAFNQSCAAHPNTPPGKLDPS; this is translated from the coding sequence ATGGAAAAAAAGCCGAATATCGTATTGATCGTGGCCGACAACCTGGGATGGGGCGAGCTAGGCTGCTACGGCGGCGGCGCCTTGCGAGGCGCGCCCACCCCGCATATCGACCGGCTTGCCACCGAAGGCCTGCTGCTGCAGAACTTCAACGTGGAAAGCGACTGCGTGCCCACGCGCTCCGCGCTGATGAGCGGCCGCCACCCCATCCGCACCGGCTGTCTGCAATCCGTGCCGCCGGGCCTGCCGCAAGGCCTGACGCGTGAAGAGATCACGCTCGCGCAGCAACTGTCGGGCCAGGGCTACGCCACCGCGCACTATGGAAAATGGCATCTGGGCGACGTCCCGGGCCGCTATCCGTCCGACCGTGGTTTCGACGAGTGGTATGGCATCCCGCGCACCACCGACGAAAGCCAGTTCACGGCGTCGATCGGCTTCGATCCTTCGGTGGCCGACATCCCCCACATCATGCAGGGCCAGGCGGGCTCGCCGTCGGAGAACGTCAAGGTCTATGACCTGGACACGCGCCGCGGCATCGACGCCGAACTGGTGGACCGGTCCATCGGCTTCATGCGCAAGCACGCCGAGGCCCAGCGCCCCTTCTTCCTGTACCTGCCCCTGGTGCACCTGCACTTCCCCACCCTGCCGCACCCCGATTTCGCCGGGCGCACGGGCGCCGGGGACTTCGCCGATTCCATGGTTGAAATGGATCACCGAGTCGGCCAGATCGTGCAGGCCGTGGACGAGCTGAACCTGCGCGAGGACACCGTCTTCATCTTCTGCAGCGACAACGGCCCGGAATACCGCAAGCCTTACCGCGGCACCGCCGGTCCCTGGAGCGGCACGTACCACACCGCCATGGAAGGCAGCCTGCGCGTGCCCTTCATCATCCGCTGGCCCGGCCGCGTGCAACCTGGCCAGATATCCAACGAGATGGTCCACGTCACCGATCTGTACACCACGCTGTCCCGCATCGGCGGCGCGGCCGTCCCGCACGACAGGCCCATCGACGGCATCGACCAGACCGATTTCTTCACGGGCGCCAGCCAGACCTCGCGGCGCGAAGGCTTCCTGTTCTATATCAAGAACGATCTGCGCGCCGTCAAATGGCGCGACTGGAAGCTGCACTTCTACTGGGAACCCGAGGTCAACGAAGGTAAGGGAAAACTGGAATCCCCGTACCTGTTCAACCTGAAGCAGGATCCCAAGGAAGAAAGCGACATCCTCATCTTCAACACCTGGGTGCTCGGCCCCATCCTGAAAATGGTGCAAGCATTCAACCAGTCGTGCGCCGCACATCCGAACACCCCGCCCGGCAAGCTGGATCCCAGCTGA
- a CDS encoding ABC transporter substrate-binding protein: protein MLKILSPLRILAALAALALAMASHAAEVSGSGLTLGPADSKSVLVVHASNSVQVFRGVLEDFVRLNPAVRLEYTELSTRELYSDTVARAGQTPASRTGPDLVISSAMDLQTKLVNDGYAQMHISPETRALPGWANWRDEVFSIGTDPIVMVYNTQKLDPARVPRTRRELLSLLQAPDQPLAGQISTYDVQGSGIGYLAATQDTRLDSMAGALLAAFGRNGVTTHESTEDALDKLERGEITLAYNLLESYTRHRIDQGAPLAIIYPQDYTLMLSRSAIIPKQAPRGDLGATFLDYLLSPRGQEMLAQQSGMRPVGASVIPAAGVRPVALGVGLLVYLDTLKKRHFMDVWRAAVFPPK from the coding sequence ATGCTTAAGATCCTGTCCCCCCTGCGCATCCTGGCCGCCTTGGCCGCCCTGGCGCTGGCCATGGCCAGCCACGCCGCGGAAGTCAGCGGCAGCGGCCTGACCTTGGGCCCCGCCGACAGCAAGAGCGTGCTGGTCGTGCATGCCTCCAACAGCGTGCAGGTGTTTCGCGGCGTGCTGGAAGACTTCGTCAGGCTGAACCCGGCGGTCCGCCTGGAATACACCGAGCTGTCCACGCGGGAGCTCTACAGCGACACCGTGGCCAGGGCCGGGCAGACACCGGCGTCCAGGACTGGCCCGGATCTCGTCATCAGCAGCGCCATGGACCTGCAGACCAAGCTGGTCAACGATGGCTACGCGCAGATGCACATTTCGCCCGAGACGCGGGCGCTGCCCGGATGGGCCAACTGGCGCGACGAGGTCTTCAGCATCGGCACCGATCCCATCGTCATGGTCTACAACACACAGAAGCTGGACCCGGCGCGCGTGCCGCGCACGCGCCGCGAACTGCTGTCCCTGCTGCAAGCTCCCGACCAGCCACTGGCCGGCCAGATATCCACCTACGATGTGCAGGGCAGCGGCATCGGCTACCTCGCAGCCACGCAGGACACCCGCCTGGACAGCATGGCCGGCGCGCTGCTGGCCGCCTTTGGCCGCAACGGCGTCACCACCCATGAATCCACGGAAGACGCCCTGGACAAGCTGGAGCGCGGCGAGATCACCCTGGCCTACAACCTGCTGGAGTCCTACACCCGGCACCGCATCGACCAGGGCGCGCCACTGGCCATCATCTACCCGCAGGACTACACGCTGATGCTGTCGCGTTCCGCGATCATTCCCAAGCAAGCCCCGCGCGGCGACCTGGGCGCCACGTTCCTGGACTACCTGTTGTCGCCCCGGGGCCAGGAAATGCTGGCCCAGCAGTCCGGCATGCGGCCCGTCGGCGCCTCGGTCATTCCCGCGGCGGGAGTGCGCCCCGTCGCCCTGGGCGTCGGGCTGCTGGTGTACCTGGACACACTGAAGAAGCGGCACTTCATGGACGTCTGGCGGGCGGCGGTCTTTCCGCCGAAATAG
- a CDS encoding ABC transporter permease, whose protein sequence is MNTFTGFLKRHPTTAVGGALLLLLFLMALCAPWLGTVDPTALSPIHRTRAPNAQFWFGTDLLGRDVYSRVIYGARVSLIVGFTVAALSTVIGVLIGLAAGFVRWVDAVVMRIMDGFMSIPTILLAIALIALTRASLQNVIIAITIAEVPRVVRLVRGLVLTLREQPYVEAAVAAGASRLRIVLRHIFPNTLAALMVQATYICGVAILAEASLSFIGAGVPPSVPSWGNIMAEGRALWQIKPHLIAFPAVFLSITILAINMLGDGLRDAVDPRMAKRI, encoded by the coding sequence ATGAATACCTTTACCGGCTTTCTCAAGCGGCATCCGACCACGGCGGTCGGCGGCGCGCTGCTCCTGCTGCTGTTCCTGATGGCGCTGTGCGCGCCGTGGCTGGGAACGGTGGACCCGACGGCGCTGTCCCCCATCCACCGCACGCGCGCGCCCAATGCGCAGTTCTGGTTCGGCACGGACCTGCTGGGACGCGACGTGTATTCGCGGGTGATCTACGGCGCGCGGGTGTCGCTGATCGTGGGCTTCACCGTGGCGGCGTTGTCCACCGTGATCGGCGTTCTGATCGGCCTGGCGGCGGGCTTCGTGCGCTGGGTGGACGCGGTGGTGATGCGGATCATGGATGGCTTCATGTCCATCCCGACGATCCTGCTGGCCATCGCGCTGATCGCGCTGACCCGCGCGTCCCTGCAGAACGTGATTATCGCCATCACCATCGCGGAAGTGCCGCGCGTGGTGCGCCTGGTGCGCGGCCTGGTGCTGACGCTGCGCGAACAGCCCTATGTGGAGGCGGCGGTGGCCGCGGGCGCCAGTCGCCTGCGCATCGTGCTGCGGCACATTTTCCCGAACACGCTGGCCGCCTTGATGGTGCAGGCCACCTATATCTGCGGCGTGGCGATCCTGGCAGAAGCCAGCCTGTCGTTCATCGGCGCGGGCGTTCCGCCGTCGGTGCCGTCGTGGGGCAACATCATGGCCGAAGGACGCGCGCTGTGGCAGATCAAGCCGCACCTGATCGCCTTTCCGGCGGTGTTCCTGTCCATCACGATCCTGGCGATCAACATGCTGGGCGACGGACTGCGCGACGCGGTGGATCCGCGCATGGCCAAGAGGATCTGA